Proteins from a single region of Drosophila biarmipes strain raj3 chromosome 3R, RU_DBia_V1.1, whole genome shotgun sequence:
- the LOC127011542 gene encoding hemolysin E-like isoform X1, translating to MKTKLFCIFLLCLEISRGNCNVEYNVNEQLQISANILQVYNRDLDNSIKWKELKNVNLNLTVEYHTDETIFRMGKIRELINGAADSYFESSHEIYDWTSNVISKLTTFENLKRRNRIIGRLIVDISQKGKEKAEKSIEKLLIVRQKFANASVECKNIIPYFDIDQLKKSDRFQAKIGEIRLYGHLGTFGGAAFLGSIGAVLGTLLLPGLGTLIAGVALGVTSQVVGSVVTEAVFVEEVAQELVKVQNYFKILYPRIDKAAGLIDDVVKGVKDEINRVTDLKNEAESVIIVVEDNLKKNISLVDDNVKKLLDQCNEYKLVHST from the coding sequence ATGAAGACCAAgttattttgtatattcttGTTATGTTTGGAGATTTCCCGCGGGAATTGTAATGTCGAATACAATGTTAACGAACAATTACAAATAAGTGCCAATATACTGCAAGTATATAATCGAGACCTCGACAATTCCATAAAATGGAAGGAATTGAAAAACGTTAATTTGAACCTCACGGTTGAATATCACACTGACGAAACCATCTTCAGAATGGGAAAAATACGCGAATTGATAAACGGAGCGGCCGACAGTTATTTTGAGTCTTCGCACGAAATCTACGATTGGACCAGTAATGTTATATCAAAATTAACCACCTTCGAAAACTTGAAACGACGGAATAGGATTATTGGTAGATTAATCGTCGACATAAgtcaaaaaggaaaagaaaaagcaGAGAAATCAATAGAAAAGCTATTGATTGTTCGCCAAAAATTCGCCAACGCCAGTGTAGAGTGCAAAAACATAATTCCATACTTCGACATAGATCAACTGAAGAAAAGTGATCGTTTTCAAGCAAAGATAGGCGAAATCCGACTATACGGGCATTTGGGTACATTTGGTGGGGCTGCGTTTTTGGGAAGTATAGGGGCTGTTCTTGGAACGTTACTTCTTCCAGGGCTCGGAACTTTGATTGCTGGAGTAGCTTTAGGAGTGACATCACAGGTCGTAGGTTCAGTGGTTACAGAAGCTGTATTTGTTGAAGAGGTCGCACAGGAGTTGGTCAAAGTACAGAACTATTTTAAGATATTGTATCCAAGAATTGATAAAGCTGCGGGGCTAATAGACGATGTGGTGAAAGGAGTAAAAGACGAAATTAATAGGGTGACTGATTTGAAGAACGAGGCGGAAAGTGTCATAATCGTAGTTGAGGacaatcttaaaaaaaatattagccTAGTAGATGATAATGTAAAAAAGCTGCTGGACCAATGCAACGAATACAAATTGGTACACAgtacttga